In Alphaproteobacteria bacterium, the genomic window CGGCAGGTAATGCACGAGAAAACCGTTGCCCCGCAAATTGAAGATTGGATTAATGCCGCCGAAGCGGAGCAATCCTCGCTGGAAAGTTGGCAACAGGCTAATCTGCGGGAAATGCGCCGCGCCTATACCCATGCAACTGCTCTCGACAGTGCGCTGGTGCGTGAATTGGCATTGGCATCCTCGCAAAGCGAAGCAGCATGGCGTAGTGCGCGACGCGACAACGATTTTGTCGGGTTCTTGCCCTATTTCAAACGCGTGGTTGCCGCTGCGCGCAACGAAGCACAGGCCAAAGCGGATGCATTGTCTCTTGCACCTTATGACGCATTGATGGATGGCTACGATCCGGATACCCGCATGGAAGAGGTAGATGTTTTATTTGCACGGCTAAACGATTTTTTACCGGATTTCCGCGAAAAAGTCATGACGCATCAGCAAAAGAACCTTGATGCCAAGCTTATTACTGGTAGCTACCCAACCGAAAAACAACGCCAACTTAGCGAAACTTTCATGCATGCATTAGGTTTCAAAGGGCGGCTGGATGTCAGTACCCATCCGTTTTGCGGTGGTGTGCCGGGGGATGTGCGTATTACCACCCGCTATAACGAAAAAGATTTTGTGGATGCATTGCAAGGTGTGCTGCACGAAACCGGCCATGCCCTATATGAGCAAAACCTGCCTGACATATGGCGCAACCAACCGGTGGGACATGCGCGAGGGATGAGCGCCCATGAAAGCCAATCGTTATTGGTAGAAATGCAACTTTGCCGTAGCCGCGAATTTTTACGCTATGCCGCACCTTACATAAACGAAGCACTTGGCGAAGGCAGCCCAGATGATTTGTCTGCCGAAAATCTATATCGTGTGGGTGTGCGGGTAAAGCCAGATTACATACGTGTTCGCGCAGATGAAGTGACCTATCCCTCGCATGTGATTATGCGCTATGAATTGGAAAAAGACATCATTAACGGCGCGTTGGATGTTGCAGACTTACCCGAAGCCTGGAATGCAAAAATGCAGGAGAAGCTGGGCATAACCCCTCCCTCCGATACGCTGGGATGCATGCAGGATATCCACTGGCCGAGCGGATCATTTGGGTATTTTCCCACATACACCATTGGGGCGATGATGGCTGCCCAATGGTTTGCTGCCTTAAAGCGCGATATACCCGAATGGGGCGCGCAGGTAGAAAAAGGCGACTTTGCGCAGATCAGCCACTGGTTAAAACGCAACATACATGAAAAAGCCTCGTCCGTCAGCCGTCAGCAAATGCTGGTGGAAGGCACCGGCGAAGCGCTGAATGTAGATATTTATTTGCAACATCTGCATGATCGCTATATGAGCTAGGAGTAATATGACCACCTATATCAGCACACGAGGCGAAGCCCCGGAACTCGGATTTGAAGATGTTGTGTTAACTGGCCTAGCCAGCGATGGCGGGTTATATGTGCCAAAAACACTGCCGCACATAACGCCGGATGTTCTTATAGAATGGAGCCGTTTAAGTTATCCAGAATTGGCCTTTCGAGTGATGCAGCCTTTTGTGGGCGATGCTATGCCACCGGAAGATCTGCAGCAGATGGCGCATGATACCTATGCCGAATTTCGCCATAATGCCGTAGCACCTCTCGTCCAAATTGGCCATAACCACTATATTCTCGAACTTTTTCATGGGCCAACACTGGCCTTTAAAGATTTTGCGCTGCAATTTCTAGGGCGGTTTCTGGATTATTTTCTATCCCGCCGTGGTGAGCATATTACCA contains:
- a CDS encoding carboxypeptidase M32 is translated as MADAALLTQKQTDTTTAYARLEAHFGMLNALSGVGSILHWDAAVIMPETAAEVRGEQLAALRQVMHEKTVAPQIEDWINAAEAEQSSLESWQQANLREMRRAYTHATALDSALVRELALASSQSEAAWRSARRDNDFVGFLPYFKRVVAAARNEAQAKADALSLAPYDALMDGYDPDTRMEEVDVLFARLNDFLPDFREKVMTHQQKNLDAKLITGSYPTEKQRQLSETFMHALGFKGRLDVSTHPFCGGVPGDVRITTRYNEKDFVDALQGVLHETGHALYEQNLPDIWRNQPVGHARGMSAHESQSLLVEMQLCRSREFLRYAAPYINEALGEGSPDDLSAENLYRVGVRVKPDYIRVRADEVTYPSHVIMRYELEKDIINGALDVADLPEAWNAKMQEKLGITPPSDTLGCMQDIHWPSGSFGYFPTYTIGAMMAAQWFAALKRDIPEWGAQVEKGDFAQISHWLKRNIHEKASSVSRQQMLVEGTGEALNVDIYLQHLHDRYMS